The proteins below are encoded in one region of Telopea speciosissima isolate NSW1024214 ecotype Mountain lineage chromosome 10, Tspe_v1, whole genome shotgun sequence:
- the LOC122641989 gene encoding septin and tuftelin-interacting protein 1 homolog 1-like — MNMDEYQNMDRFGTENDFEDGQWIGGEFYGRKRKEKRQQTKEDVLFGVFADSDSDADDGSSRKRRKDFSKKSDFTKPVNFVSTGTVMPNQEIDKNAKEEKNGEMEMEVEAEEDGSSGLGLGANNAGLGLGFKSSSAKKDSREANGGGGGDDDDFLPTAFGRKIKEGAQRREQEREKSKIASKSQGGRKEPQFGDVGVFEKHTKGIGFKLLEKMGYKGGGLGKNEQGIVAPIEAKLRPKNMGMGFNDYKETSLPVLEESEEKIAGPGVARPAKLWSKQNRGKKKEYITAEELLAKKQEQGLEVVQKVLDMRGPQVRVLTNLENLNAEEKARENDTPMPELQHNIRLIVDLAEVDIQKLDRDLRNERETAVSLQGEKEKLQKEAIRQKKQLDNMEFIVGILDRIGEENSSGTLTLDSLAKAFSELHRRYTDDYKLCNLSCIACSFALPLLIRVFQGWDPLQNPLHGLEVMSLWKDLLQGDDPFDYSDAASPFVQLVMEVVFPAVRISGTNTWKARDPEPMMRFLESWEKLLPRSVLQTILDNVVMPKLSDAVESWDPRRETVSIHVWVHPWLPLLGHKLESLYHTIQFKLGNVLHAWHPSDVSAYTMLSPWKTVFDPASWEQLIVRYIVPKLLNIMHEFQVNPANQKLDQFYWVMSWASAIPIHHMVSMLEVAFFTKWQQVLYHWLCSNPNFEEVTQWYLGWKGLLPPELLANERVRYQLNIGLDMMNQAVEGIEVVQPGARENISYLRVTEQRQFEQQKAAAAYAQQQASELSLKEVIETYAQQHELLFKPKPGRMHNGLQIYGFGSVSIYMDSLNQKVFAQTEDGWSLVSLEQLLDMHQCAGQKRR, encoded by the coding sequence ATGAATATGGATGAGTACCAGAACATGGATAGATTTGGAACGGAAAACGATTTTGAAGATGGGCAATGGATTGGTGGCGAGTTCTATGGTAGGAAACGCAAGGAAAAACGGCAACAGACCAAGGAAGACGTTCTCTTTGGTGTCTTTGCCGATAGCGATTCTGATGCCGACGATGGTTCTTCGAGGAAGCGACGGAAGGATTTCTCCAAGAAGTCCGATTTCACCAAGCCCGTGAATTTTGTTTCCACTGGTACAGTGATGCCTAATCAGGAGATTGATAAAAATGCCAAGGAAGAGAAGAATggggagatggagatggaggtgGAGGCAGAGGAGGACGGGAGCTCTGGGTTGGGGCTTGGAGCAAATAATGCTGGATTAGGGTTGGGGTTTAAATCAAGTTCGGCGAAGAAAGATAGTAGAGAGGcgaatggtggtggtggtggtgatgatgatgattttctGCCCACTGCGTTTGGGAGAAAGATCAAGGAGGGTGCACAACGGCGGGAGCAAGAGAGGGAGAAGTCCAAAATTGCTTCAAAATCTCAAGGAGGAAGGAAAGAACCACAGTTTGGTGATGTAGGGGTGTTTGAGAAGCATACGAAGGGTATTGGGTTCAAATTGCTTGAGAAGATGGGGTACAAAGGAGGAGGTTTGGGTAAGAACGAGCAAGGTATTGTCGCTCCAATCGAAGCTAAGTTGCGTCCTAAAAACATGGGAATGGGTTTTAATGATTACAAAGAGACGAGTTTGCCGGTATTGGAAGAATCAGAGGAGAAGATAGCTGGACCTGGAGTTGCTCGACCTGCGAAGCTTTGGTCCAAGCAAAATCGAGGTAAGAAGAAGGAATATATTACTGCTGAAGAGTTATTGGCAAAGAAGCAAGAGCAGGGTCTAGAGGTTGTTCAGAAGGTGCTTGATATGAGGGGACCGCAGGTTCGGGTTTTAACAAATTTGGAGAACTTGAATGCTGAAGAAAAGGCTAGGGAGAATGATACACCAATGCCTGAGCTTCAACATAATATCAGATTGATTGTAGATTTAGCTGAGGTTGATATACAGAAGCTGGATAGGGATTTGAGGAATGAGAGAGAAACTGCAGTGAGTTTGCagggggagaaggagaagcTCCAGAAGGAGGCAATTCGGCAGAAGAAGCAATTAGATAATATGGAATTCATTGTTGGCATATTGGACCGGATAGGGGAGGAAAACTCATCTGGGACTTTGACACTGGATTCGCTTGCAAAGGCATTCAGTGAGTTACATAGGAGATATACTGATGACTACAAACTCTGCAACTTGTCATGCATTGCTTGTTCATTTGCCTTGCCTCTACTGATTAGAGTCTTCCAAGGATGGGATCCACTTCAAAATCCATTGCATGGGTTGGAGGTGATGTCTTTATGGAAAGATCTGTTGCAAGGGGATGATCCCTTTGATTACTCGGATGCTGCATCTCCCTTTGTCCAGTTGGTCATGGAGGTTGTCTTTCCTGCTGTGAGAATATCTGGGACAAATACATGGAAAGCCAGGGATCCGGAACCAATGATGCGGTTTCTGGAATCATGGGAGAAGTTGTTGCCTCGTTCAGTTCTTCAGACCATTCTAGATAATGTTGTTATGCCAAAACTATCAGATGCTGTAGAATCATGGGATCCACGTCGGGAGACCGTGTCTATTCATGTCTGGGTGCATCCTTGGCTTCCTTTGTTGGGGCATAAGTTGGAGAGTTTGTATCACACAATACAGTTCAAACTGGGAAATGTCCTTCATGCATGGCACCCAAGTGATGTTTCCGCTTACACAATGCTGTCTCCTTGGAAGACTGTATTTGATCCAGCCAGTTGGGAACAGCTGATTGTTCGATACATAGTTCCAAAGTTGCTCAACATAATGCACGAGTTCCAGGTGAACCCAGCAAATCAAAAGCTAGATCAGTTCTATTGGGTTATGTCTTGGGCATCTGCTATTCCAATTCACCACATGGTCTCAATGTTGGAAGTTGCTTTTTTTACTAAGTGGCAACAGGTTTTGTATCACTGGTTGTgctctaaccctaattttgaagAAGTTACACAGTGGTATTTGGGCTGGAAAGGACTACTTCCACCAGAATTGCTTGCGAATGAGCGTGTCCGATATCAGCTTAACATTGGGCTTGACATGATGAACCAGGCTGTTGAAGGTATAGAGGTGGTACAACCTGGAGCTAGAGAGAATATTAGCTATCTTAGGGTCACAGAACAGAGACAGTTTGAGCAGCAGAAAGCAGCAGCAGCTTATGCTCAACAACAAGCTTCTGAGTTAAGCTTGAAAGAAGTCATTGAGACTTATGCACAACAGCATGAGTTACTTTTTAAGCCTAAACCTGGTAGAATGCACAATGGTCTTCAGATATACGGCTTTGGCAGTGTAAGCATATATATGGACTCCTTAAACCAGAAGGTCTTTGCGCAAACAGAGGATGGTTGGTCATTGGTGTCTTTAGAACAGTTGCTGGATATGCACCAATGTGCTGGTCAGAAACGGCGTTGA
- the LOC122641992 gene encoding 40S ribosomal protein S27-2, with protein sequence MVLPNDIDLLNPPAELEKKRHKLKRLVQSPNSFFMDVKCQGCFNITTVFSHSQTVVVCGNCQTVLCQPTGGRARLTEGCSFRRKGD encoded by the exons ATG GTTCTTCCCAACGACATTGATTTGCTCAACCCTCCCGCTGAGCTTGAAAAGAAGAGGCACAAACTTAAGCGTTTAGTGCAGTCTCCAAATTCCTTTTTCATG GACGTGAAATGCCAAGGATGTTTTAACAT AACTACTGTTTTTAGCCACTCACAAACCGTTGTGGTTTGTGGGAACTGCCAAACGGTGTTGTGCCAGCCTACGGGTGGACGAGCTAGGCTCACAGAAGGATGCTCATTCAGGAGAAAGGGGGACTGA
- the LOC122643884 gene encoding pentatricopeptide repeat-containing protein At1g25360, with the protein MKHAAVTSSALTELLCQTDVRALANRYAAQLHLCCPQGPISYSLARTVHAHMLTSGFRARGHILNRLINIYCKSEDLVYARHLFDAIPKPDIVARTTLIAAYAAAGDAKLAREIFDGTPLSIRDTVSYNAMITGYSHNGDGYGAVKLFCDMKRESLPPDDYTFTSVLSGLALIVNDEKQCQQLHCDVVKLGTHSVVSVLNALVSLYTKCAPFSSSSMASARRLFDEMPKRDELSWTTIITGYVRNGDLNSARLLFECMTAKLDVVWNAMISGYVHHGFISDALGLFKRMHSLGIQLDEFTYTSVLSACATAGLFCYGKEVHAYILRTEVKPAPNFSLPVNNALVTLYGKSGKVVEARWIFDNMLERDLVSWNAILSGYVNSGCIEEAKSLFEMMQERNLLTWTVMISGFAQNGLGEEGLKLFNRMRIEGLQPCDYAFAGAFTASAGLGALEHGRQLHALLVRFGFDSSLSAGNALITMYARCGVVEAAHQAFLTMPSVDCVSWNAMIAALGQHGHGAMALELFKRMLECDILPDRISFLTVLSACSHAGLVKEGCEYFESMESIYAITPGEDHFARLIDLLCRAGKFSEAKNVIEKMPFEPGAPIWEALLAGCRVHGNMDLGIQAAERLFELMPKHDGTYVLLSNMYATVGRWDDVAKVRKVMRDRGVKKEPGCSWVEVANKVHVFLVDDTVHPEVQEVYNYLEKLVPEMKKLGYIPDTKCVLHDVESELKEYSLSTHSEKLAVVYGLLKLPRGATIRVLKNLRICGDCHSAFKFMSKVVEREIVVRDGKRFHHFCNGECSCGNYW; encoded by the coding sequence ATGAAACATGCAGCCGTCACATCCTCAGCTCTCACCGAACTCCTCTGCCAAACCGATGTGCGAGCATTGGCCAACCGTTACGCTGCTCAGTTGCATCTCTGCTGCCCTCAGGGTCCCATCTCCTATTCCCTTGCCCGGACCGTCCATGCCCACATGCTCACATCTGGGTTCAGAGCCCGTGGTCACATTCTCAACCGTCTGATCAATATATACTGCAAATCTGAGGACCTTGTTTATGCTCGCCACCTATTCGACGCAATTCCCAAGCCAGACATTGTTGCGCGGACAACCCTGATAGCCGCCTATGCTGCTGCAGGGGATGCAAAACTTGCCCGTGAAATATTTGATGGAACACCACTAAGCATTCGTGACACTGTTTCCTATAATGCCATGATCACAGGCTACTCTCATAATGGCGATGGTTATGGTGCTGTTAAGCTATTCTGCGACATGAAGCGAGAGAGTTTGCCACCTGATGATTACACATTTACTAGCGTTCTCAGTGGATTGGCGCTCATTGTCAATGATGAGAAGCAGTGCCAGCAGTTACATTGCGATGTGGTGAAGTTAGGAACACATTCTGTTGTTTCAGTATTGAATGCACTTGTATCTCTTTATACGAAGTGTGCaccattctcttcttcatcaatGGCCTCTGCTAGGAGgctgtttgatgaaatgcctaaaAGAGATGAATTATCATGGACAACAATAATTACAGGATATGTCAGGAATGGTGATCTTAATTCTGCTCGTCTGCTATTTGAATGCATGACAGCTAAGTTGGATGTAGTGTGGAATGCCATGATCTCAGGTTATGTGCACCATGGGTTCATTTCTGATGCACTGGGGTTGTTTAAGAGGATGCATTCTTTGGGAATTCAGCTTGATGAGTTTACCTACACAAGTGTACTCAGTGCTTGTGCAACTGCAGGATTGTTCTGCTATGGCAAGGAGGTTCATGCATATATTTTGCGCACAGAGGTAAAACCTGCACCCAATTTTTCATTGCCTGTGAATAATGCATTGGTCACATTGTATGGGAAAAGTGGTAAAGTAGTTGAGGCACGGTGGATTTTTGATAATATGTTGGAGAGGGATCTCGTCTCATGGAATGCAATCTTATCAGGGTATGTGAATTCAGGGTGTATTGAAGAAGCTAAAAGTTTGTTTGAGATGATGCAAGAGAGGAACCTTTTGACATGGACAGTCATGATATCAGGATTTGCACAGAACGGGCTTGGCGAGGAAGGTCTGAAGCTGTTCAACCGGATGAGGATTGAAGGCCTTCAACCTTGTGATTATGCATTTGCAGGCGCATTCACTGCTAGTGCAGGACTTGGAGCACTGGAGCATGGCCGCCAGCTTCATGCTCTGCTCGTTCGCTTTGGATTTGATTCAAGCCTATCAGCTGGGAATGCACTCATAACAATGTATGCAAGGTGTGGAGTTGTTGAGGCAGCCCATCAAGCGTTCCTTACAATGCCTTCTGTGGACTGTGTCTCTTGGAATGCCATGATTGCTGCTCTTGGGCAGCATGGACACGGTGCAATGGCACTTGAGCTCTTCAAACGAATGTTGGAGTGTGACATACTACCTGATCGGATCTCTTTCCTCACTGTTCTCTCTGCTTGTAGCCATGCTGGTCTAGTTAAAGAAGGTTGTGAGTATTTTGAGTCTATGGAGAGCATATATGCCATCACCCCAGGAGAAGATCATTTTGCTCGTCTGATTGATTTGTTATGCCGAGCTGGGAAATTCTCAGAGGCAAAAAATGTGATTGAAAAAATGCCATTTGAACCAGGTGCACCCATCTGGGAGGCACTTCTTGCTGGTTGCCGTGTTCATGGGAATATGGACCTAGGGATACAAGCTGCAGAACGGCTCTTTGAGCTGATGCCGAAGCATGATGGAACCTATGTCTTGCTGTCTAATATGTATGCTACCGTGGGTCGTTGGGATGATGTGGCTAAGGTGAGGAAAGTGATGAGAGATCGAGGAGTGAAGAAGGAGCCTGGTTGTAGCTGGGTTGAGGTTGCAAACAAGGTTCATGTGTTTTTGGTGGATGACACAGTGCATCCAGAGGTGCAAGAGGTGTACAACTATCTTGAGAAACTAGTACCGGAGATGAAGAAGTTAGGGTATATTCCAGACACAAAATGTGTGTTGCATGATGTGGAGTCTGAGCTGAAAGAGTATTCCTTATCTACTCATAGTGAGAAGCTTGCAGTTGTTTATGGGCTCTTGAAGCTTCCCCGTGGAGCCACTATTAGAGTTCTCAAAAACCTAAGGATTTGCGGTGATTGCCACAGTGCATTCAAGTTCAtgtcaaaggtggtggagagagagattgttgTGAGAGATGGGAAGAGGTTTCACCATTTTTGTAATGGTGAATGTTCATGTGGCAATTACTGGTGA